The following proteins are co-located in the Siansivirga zeaxanthinifaciens CC-SAMT-1 genome:
- a CDS encoding ABC transporter substrate-binding protein: protein MHKVLNIYSKSLIVLSLSFLFFSCQNNSKKILDTEVFRYNEHKNIGSLDPAFSKDIADIWATNQLFNGLVQMDANLNVIPCIAKNYSISTDALTYTFNLRQDVYFHKHFLFGKDSTRVVNAEDFTYSLNRLLDKKIASPGSWVLSKVDSFKAVNDSVFEIKLKQAFPAFLGLLTMKYCSVVPKEIVNHYGSNFRSNPIGTGPFKFKRWEENIKLVFRKNNHYFEKDQNEQPLPYLEAVAITFLPDKQSEFLQFTQGNIDFVSGLDASYKDDILTADGKLRNQYTETVNMIRGPYLNTEYLAFYLDSEVPEIQSNLIRQAVNYGFDRKKMMIYLRNGIGIPAYGGFIPKGLPGYNEAIGFNYQPDRAKALIQQFKSETGIENPEISITTTSNYLSFCEYIQRELQKTGLIVNVDVVPPATLKDAKANGKLNLFRASWVADYPDAENYLSLYYSENFAPNGPNYTHFKSDLFDSWYQEAFAETNANKRALLYTKMDSLIMKNAPVVPLFYDEVVRFTKKNVENLGINPINLLELKWVKKR from the coding sequence GTGCATAAAGTACTTAATATTTACAGTAAGTCTCTCATTGTTTTGAGTTTGTCATTTTTATTTTTTTCTTGCCAAAACAATTCTAAAAAAATTTTAGACACAGAAGTTTTTAGGTATAATGAACACAAAAACATTGGCTCCTTAGATCCTGCTTTTTCTAAAGACATTGCCGATATCTGGGCAACAAATCAATTATTTAATGGATTGGTTCAAATGGATGCCAATTTAAATGTTATACCCTGCATTGCTAAGAATTACAGTATTTCTACAGATGCACTTACTTACACTTTCAACCTTCGGCAAGATGTTTATTTTCATAAACATTTTTTATTTGGTAAAGACTCTACAAGAGTTGTAAATGCTGAAGATTTTACATACAGTTTAAACAGACTGCTAGACAAAAAAATAGCCTCTCCAGGTAGCTGGGTTTTAAGTAAAGTAGACAGCTTTAAGGCTGTTAACGATAGTGTTTTTGAAATAAAACTAAAACAAGCCTTTCCCGCATTTTTAGGTTTACTAACCATGAAATATTGTTCGGTAGTGCCTAAAGAAATAGTAAACCATTATGGTAGTAATTTTAGATCGAATCCCATAGGAACCGGTCCTTTTAAATTTAAACGCTGGGAAGAAAACATTAAACTGGTTTTTAGAAAAAACAACCATTATTTTGAAAAAGACCAAAACGAACAACCACTACCGTATCTTGAAGCTGTTGCCATTACTTTTTTACCAGACAAACAGAGTGAATTTTTACAATTTACACAAGGCAACATCGATTTTGTTTCGGGATTAGATGCTTCATATAAAGATGACATTTTAACTGCCGATGGAAAACTTAGAAATCAATATACCGAAACCGTAAACATGATTCGCGGCCCATATTTAAATACCGAGTATTTGGCGTTTTATTTAGATTCTGAAGTTCCTGAAATACAATCTAATTTAATTAGACAGGCTGTAAATTATGGTTTCGACAGAAAAAAAATGATGATTTATTTACGCAATGGTATAGGTATTCCTGCCTATGGCGGATTTATTCCCAAAGGTCTTCCAGGATACAACGAAGCTATTGGCTTTAATTATCAACCCGATCGCGCAAAAGCTTTAATACAACAATTCAAATCTGAAACAGGTATTGAAAATCCAGAAATTTCTATAACTACAACTAGTAATTACTTAAGTTTTTGCGAATATATTCAGCGTGAACTTCAAAAAACAGGTTTAATAGTAAATGTCGATGTGGTTCCTCCTGCAACTTTAAAAGATGCAAAAGCCAATGGGAAATTAAATTTATTTCGAGCCAGTTGGGTTGCCGATTACCCAGATGCAGAAAATTATTTATCGTTATACTACAGTGAAAATTTTGCTCCTAACGGACCAAATTACACCCATTTTAAAAGCGATTTATTTGACTCTTGGTATCAAGAAGCGTTTGCTGAAACCAATGCAAATAAAAGAGCATTACTTTATACTAAAATGGACTCATTAATAATGAAAAATGCGCCTGTGGTTCCCTTATTTTATGATGAAGTCGTTAGGTTTACAAAAAAAAACGTTGAAAACTTAGGCATTAACCCCATTAACTTATTAGAATTAAAGTGGGTAAAAAAACGCTAA